In Streptomyces sp. NBC_00483, a single window of DNA contains:
- a CDS encoding flavin-containing monooxygenase, translating into MADHDVLVIGAGFAGLYQLHRLRALGFDTCVIEAGADVGGTWYWNRYPGARCDIESVEYSYSFDSELEQEWDWSERYAAQPEILAYVRHVADRFDLRRDVVFNTRVESLDWDDAAERWTVRASDGTPRTARYVIAATGCLSMPSRPDFEGLTDFAGEVLWTSNWPHEDADLAGKRVAVIGTGSSGLQTITAIAPLVGSLTVFQRTPSYAVPAHNGPNASRLAAARARYPERREVSRASSKGFDCDEEAQVLVVETEEEEIVRELDRRWDIGGLCFGSGFSDLLRDAEANEAVAEYVRARIREKVKSPELAERLTPRTYPIASKRMCVDTGYFEVFNQDNVTLVDLVERPIDRMTERGIRTEDGGAYDVDVIVMATGFDAMTGALNAIDIRGADGLALREKWAHGPRTYLGLMSAGFPNLFTVTGPQSPSVLSNMMTSIEHHVDWITRALTHLRERGLHRMEADPNAEDNWVNTTNDLADLTLMPQAASWYMGANIPGKQRVFMPFIGGVGLYRDLTDGIAVSHYHGFELS; encoded by the coding sequence ATGGCCGACCACGACGTGCTCGTCATCGGCGCCGGTTTCGCCGGCCTCTACCAGCTGCACCGGCTGCGCGCGCTCGGCTTCGACACCTGCGTGATCGAGGCAGGCGCGGACGTCGGCGGCACCTGGTACTGGAACCGCTACCCGGGCGCCCGCTGCGACATCGAGTCCGTCGAGTACTCCTACTCCTTCGACTCCGAGCTCGAGCAGGAATGGGACTGGAGCGAGCGCTACGCGGCCCAGCCGGAGATCCTCGCCTACGTACGCCATGTGGCCGACCGGTTCGACCTGCGCAGGGACGTCGTCTTCAACACCCGTGTGGAATCGCTCGATTGGGACGACGCGGCGGAGCGCTGGACGGTCCGGGCCTCCGACGGAACACCCCGCACCGCCCGGTACGTCATCGCGGCCACCGGGTGCCTGTCCATGCCGTCCCGGCCCGACTTCGAGGGCCTCACGGACTTCGCGGGGGAGGTGCTGTGGACGTCCAACTGGCCGCACGAGGACGCCGACCTGGCCGGCAAGCGGGTGGCCGTGATCGGCACCGGATCCTCCGGACTGCAGACGATCACCGCGATCGCCCCGCTGGTGGGCTCGCTCACCGTCTTCCAGCGCACCCCGTCCTACGCGGTGCCCGCCCACAACGGCCCCAACGCCTCCCGTCTCGCCGCGGCGCGGGCGCGCTACCCCGAACGACGCGAGGTCTCCCGCGCCTCATCGAAGGGCTTCGACTGCGACGAAGAGGCGCAGGTGCTCGTTGTCGAGACCGAAGAGGAGGAAATCGTAAGGGAGTTGGACCGGCGCTGGGACATCGGTGGTCTGTGCTTCGGCAGCGGCTTCAGTGACCTGCTCAGGGACGCGGAGGCCAACGAGGCCGTCGCCGAGTACGTCCGCGCACGGATCCGCGAGAAGGTGAAGAGCCCCGAACTCGCCGAGCGGCTCACCCCGCGCACGTACCCGATCGCCAGCAAGCGGATGTGCGTCGACACCGGCTACTTCGAGGTGTTCAACCAGGACAACGTCACCCTGGTCGACCTCGTCGAGCGGCCGATCGACCGGATGACCGAGCGCGGGATCCGCACCGAGGACGGGGGCGCGTACGACGTCGACGTCATCGTCATGGCGACCGGATTCGACGCGATGACCGGCGCCCTGAACGCCATCGACATCAGGGGCGCCGACGGCCTCGCGCTGCGCGAAAAGTGGGCGCACGGCCCGCGTACGTATCTGGGCCTGATGTCGGCCGGCTTCCCCAACCTCTTCACGGTGACCGGCCCCCAGAGCCCGTCCGTCCTCTCCAACATGATGACCTCGATCGAGCACCACGTGGACTGGATCACCCGCGCCCTCACGCACCTGCGCGAGCGCGGACTGCACCGCATGGAGGCCGACCCGAACGCCGAGGACAACTGGGTCAACACCACCAACGACCTCGCCGACCTCACGCTCATGCCCCAGGCCGCGTCCTGGTACATGGGCGCCAACATCCCCGGGAAACAACGGGTGTTCATGCCCTTCATCGGCGGCGTCGGCCTCTACCGCGACCTCACCGACGGCATCGCGGTGAGCCACTACCACGGCTTCGAACTGAGCTGA
- a CDS encoding TerD family protein codes for MSSVTTGLQKIEVRLRWDPSPVGESPRHLDIVAATYSDDDVDGDPAYVVHYDSRSPDGTINMIRDSKTGMGFGFVEVMTLELDRLASSYARVVVGVVIHQDADPRTFSDIENAGVVVVEKYTELLETDFTPVAGATAATIVEFRRNDSGAWKLHELIQGFDCDASAFPAEMGSARQS; via the coding sequence GTGAGCAGCGTCACGACGGGACTGCAGAAGATCGAGGTCAGGCTTCGGTGGGACCCCAGCCCCGTCGGGGAGTCACCGCGCCATCTCGACATCGTCGCCGCGACGTACTCCGACGACGACGTCGACGGGGATCCCGCGTACGTCGTCCACTACGACAGCCGCTCCCCCGACGGCACCATCAACATGATCCGGGACAGCAAGACCGGGATGGGTTTCGGCTTCGTCGAGGTCATGACTCTCGAACTCGACCGACTGGCGTCCTCCTACGCGCGAGTGGTGGTCGGAGTGGTGATCCATCAGGACGCCGACCCGCGCACCTTCTCCGACATCGAGAATGCCGGGGTCGTGGTCGTGGAGAAGTACACGGAGCTTCTGGAGACCGACTTCACGCCGGTCGCCGGGGCCACCGCCGCGACCATCGTGGAGTTCCGGCGGAATGACTCCGGGGCCTGGAAACTCCACGAACTGATCCAGGGCTTCGACTGCGACGCGAGCGCGTTCCCGGCCGAAATGGGCAGCGCCCGGCAGAGTTGA
- a CDS encoding VOC family protein: MAIKLENVAIAVRDLEATISFFTDLGLTVLGRDTVSGEWTDTAVGLDGNHAKIAMLQTPDGQGRLELFEYIHPDAIETEPTLPNEIGMHRVAFSVDNIEEALETAAKHGCHPLRGVGTYEDIYKLTYVRGPSGIIVMFAEELKKG; this comes from the coding sequence ATGGCCATCAAACTTGAGAACGTCGCCATCGCTGTTCGCGACCTCGAAGCAACGATCTCCTTCTTCACCGACCTCGGCCTCACGGTCCTCGGCCGGGACACGGTCAGTGGGGAGTGGACCGATACCGCCGTCGGACTCGATGGCAATCACGCCAAGATCGCGATGCTCCAGACGCCGGACGGACAGGGTCGCCTGGAGCTCTTCGAGTACATCCACCCCGATGCGATCGAGACGGAGCCGACCCTCCCCAACGAGATCGGTATGCACCGCGTCGCCTTCTCGGTCGACAACATCGAAGAGGCCCTCGAGACGGCCGCCAAGCACGGGTGCCACCCGCTTCGCGGCGTGGGCACCTATGAGGACATCTACAAGCTCACGTATGTCCGCGGCCCCAGCGGCATCATCGTGATGTTCGCCGAGGAACTGAAGAAGGGCTGA